In one Trichosurus vulpecula isolate mTriVul1 chromosome 8, mTriVul1.pri, whole genome shotgun sequence genomic region, the following are encoded:
- the ZFP36L1 gene encoding mRNA decay activator protein ZFP36L1, whose product MTTALVSATIFDLSEVLCKNNKMLSYGPSSPGGCLLDRKAVGTPAGGGFPRRHSVTLPSSKFHQNPLLSSLKAGEPSQALSSRDSRFRDRSFSEGGERLLPPQKQPGGGQVNSSRYKTELCRPFEENGACKYGDKCQFAHGIHELRSLTRHPKYKTELCRTFHTIGFCPYGPRCHFIHNAEERRALAGGRDPSADRPRLHHSFSFSGFPSAASAATTGLLDSPTSITPPPILSADDLLGSPTLPDGANNPFAYSSQELASLFAPSMGVPGGGSPTTFLFRPMSESPHMFDSPPSPQDSLSDQEGYLSSSSSSHSGSDSPTLDNSRRLPIFSRLSISDD is encoded by the exons ATGACCACAGCTCTGGTGTCCGCAACCATCTTCGACTTGAGCGAAGTTTTATGCAAG AATAACAAGATGCTGAGCTACGGCCCCTCCAGCCCAGGGGGCTGCCTGCTGGACAGGAAGGCAGTGGGCACCCCAGCAGGTGGGGGTTTTCCCCGGAGGCACTCGGTCACCTTGCCCAGCTCCAAGTTCCACCAGAACCCGCTCCTGAGCAGCCTGAAGGCAGGGGAGCCATCCCAGGCTCTCAGTTCCAGGGACAGCCGCTTCAGGGACCGCTCCTTTTCGGAGGGGGGCGAGCGGCTCCTGCCTCCTCAGAAGCAGCCCGGGGGAGGCCAGGTCAACTCCAGCCGCTACAAGACAGAATTATGCCGCCCCTTCGAGGAGAACGGTGCCTGCAAGTATGGAGACAAGTGCCAGTTTGCCCACGGCATCCACGAGCTCAGAAGCCTCACccgccaccccaagtacaaaacAGAGCTGTGCCGCACCTTCCACACCATTGGCTTCTGCCCCTACGGCCCCCGATGCCACTTCATCCACAATGCTGAGGAGCGCAGGGCCTTGGCGGGGGGCCGGGACCCCTCTGCTGACCGTCCCCGCCTCCACCACAGCTtcagtttctctggcttccccaGTGCCGCCAGCGCTGCTACCACGGGGCTGCTGGACAGCCCCACCTCTATCACCCCACCTCCCATCCTGAGCGCCGATGACCTCCTGGGCTCGCCCACCTTGCCCGACGGCGCCAACAACCCCTTTGCCTATTCCAGCCAGGAGCTGGCCAGCCTTTTTGCCCCCAGCATGGGGGTCCCCGGGGGTGGCTCCCCAACCACCTTCCTCTTCCGGCCCATGTCAGAGTCCCCCCACATGTTTGACTCTCCCCCCAGCCCTCAGGACTCCCTCTCGGACCAGGAGGGTTACCTGAGCAGTTCCAGCAGTAGCCACAGTGGTTCAGACTCCCCAACCTTGGACAACTCAAGGCGCCTCCCCATCTTCAGCAGACTCTCCATCTCAGATGACTAA